TCTTTGATCATGATTTTCTCTGCAGATCTCGAGAGCAAGGGAATTAGAACAGATGTTTCCAATTATTgaacaaaaagcaaaacaaactgCCAAGCCCAAGATTTTTATCAGCCTCTTGTGGAAGCAGCTCAATCATCTAGGGTAACTTAATTACCTCTTCATCTCTCTGCTCTGAACCATAAAAAAGCTTctcaattttttatgatatacgATCTCTGATTTATTTGTTACTTTGTTGGATTTTAGGAATGCTGGATTTGATCCTGCAGCAATCCGAGTGGACCCATACGGCAATGTTCTATATTTTCACGCTGATAAAGCCTCACCTCTTGCTTGGGAAATTGATCACTGGTTCCCTTGCTCAAGTACATAATTAATCACTAATCTCTCTCTCCATGTCTGTGTGTATGAACTCATACATAACATCTGTAATGTTTGGTTTTGCTCGTTGAAATTGTAGGGGGGGGATTGACAGTTCCAAGCAATTTGAGGATACTACAATGGCAAGTGTGCAAGAGAAAGCATAACAAGTTGGAGTTTCTTGTTCCGTGGTGGGATCTTCAGCTGGGAATCTCTGTGAACCAGTTCTTATCCATCTTTGCGTCTTCCAACTCAGATTTCAGGTGGGTCTATATCGATATCTACTTTTTGCAGCAATCAAATTGAACGATGAAAGAGAAGTTGTATAATGGACTTCGTTCCAAAATTATGGCAGGCACAGGGCgttttcatttttgttctcAGAAGGAGAAAGTGAGGAATTAAATGCTTCCCAGAGTGTAGAGTCACATTCTTTTCCACAACATTTTATTGAATCGAGAGAGAAACTAGGCCTTGCTCCAGCTGCTGTTGTTGTATCTCGAAGAGAGTCATATGATTCTTCTTTGGCTTTGAAATCATTGGATTACAACAGGCAGATGAGGTCGCATTCTCCTGCAATTGGTTAGTTGATGAATCTCAAATACATaactatttgcttttttttttatgttcattttcttttaccaacttttttttcatttttcctctccttttctttttcatgcacgcatagatataaaattgaatttcatgagGTAATATAGTGTGTTCTTTGGCTGTCCGTCTTACTTTAGCTTCAAGAAAAGTGAAGCCAAGTTTTCTGAAAGAAAATGAGGACCCCGACTTTGTCACAAATCCATATCAAGCAATTGTCTTGGCCAGAGATTCTCTTAAGCAAAAAGAAGAAGCTCACAAGATGCAGGCTGAAATACTGAGTTTGGACGACGAAGTTAATGAAATAAAGAGAAAGGCTGATGAGGAAAAGCTTACTATTCAGGACTTGGAATTGACACTGATAAAGCGGAGGAGGAGGGCAGAGAAGTGCAGGCGGCTAGCAGAGGCACAATCTTCATATAGAACTATGCTAGAGAAGATGATTCGTGATGCTATGCACCAGTAAGATTAGCTACTCAACACAggatttttctcttcatttttgtcatatatttgaaatatttcattTCTGAATTATTATTGCAGGAGTGTTGTTTACAAGGAACAAGTGAGACTGAATCAGGCTGcatccaatgcactcatggcaAGGCTTCAAGCGCAGAAGGCAATATGCGATGCTTCAGAGAAAGAACTCCACAAGAAATACAAACAAAGGGACGAGCTTGAGAAACAAATTAGGCCTGAATGGGAACAAGGAAGGAAGAGATCAAGAATGGATGATATCTTACCTGAAGATGGAGACCATAAAACTACATTTTATTTACCAGGAATCAGGCCAAGGACACCTTTACACAAGGAGCTCAGAGTGTTTCTAGAGGAGGAGCACAAAGCATCTGAGGCTGGCTTGTCTGCTAACGAAGAATCAAAACATGGCGAAATTGAAGAGGAACTCAAACAACCTGAAATGACTATCATGAAGGAAGAGCATAATAAATCAATTACCCCATTCAAAAAGGAAATTCCAATTGAATATAAGCTTCGGGCACTGGAAATaggagagggaaagagagacAAAATCCAATTCCCAGTTATCCAAGACCAAGAAATAGAGGAGGATGAAGAGAGCAGAAAGAAACGTGGAAAGGGAAATGTAGAGAGGTGGCTGCAATTGTTGTTAGAGAATTCTGGAGAAGAGATTGAACCTCAATACTCAAACGGCTCTGGAGCAAACACATCTGATGACATCATTACAAAGCTGAACCAAAAGTTCCCACAGAAAGAGGCCAAGAGTTCAACACAGGTCCAGGGGGAGAAGCCGCAACTAATTTTACAAGGAAATGATAAAGGAACGAGGGTACAAGAGATTGTTGAGATAGCACCAAACAAAACACcgaaacaaaaaggaaatggCAGTTTTGGTGGTGGTGAAGCAATTGGAAGTAGCAACAGTTTTGAAGGGAAGGAAAGAATAGAGAGCAAAAAAGATAGAGTGCTTACAAGGTCTGAGAGTGCCAGGACATTGCGGCGTATCCCATCCTCTCCATCTTTGATCTTGGGTATGAGAAAGGGGGTTGAATGCATGAGGAAAAAGCCCATGGTAACTGGAGATGATGACTATGACGGGGATCGTGCTGCAGGGAACAGCTTCATCAAGTCATCCATCAAGACTATCAAGAAAGCAGTAAAATTCTGAAACTGCAATTCCACTTGTTCAAATCCATTTGTATTGTAccttaaatttttcttttctattttttcaaactttatAGAGTGCTGCTAGCAATGGCAGCATCAGATGAATAATTGTGTGGAAATTTGCATTGTATATCCTAAAGTGTCTTTGATTTTTGTATGAGATTGTTTGTGAGATATATGTAATAACAGCTTGTTTTTGCAAATAAATGTGCTTCAGCTAAATTCATTTTTCCCAGTAAAAATGTACTCTCTCGAATTAAAGTTCATCAACTCCGACATCTTTATACATGAAACTAAGATAAAAGATCCTCTTTTTTCTGCTGTTGAGTGTGGACTAACTAAAAATGAATCCAAATAATAAATCCCAGCTTCTGGGAATGCGATTGAGGCAGCTTCCTCGATCCTCAACAAAATGGCAAAGATTTACTGGAGTCAGTACCCAGGCAGTGTGACGCATGCGATAAGTGAAAAGTAAAGCAAACTAGGAAATTCTAGTTTGGGATGCATTGGA
This region of Populus alba chromosome 3, ASM523922v2, whole genome shotgun sequence genomic DNA includes:
- the LOC118038045 gene encoding uncharacterized protein; translation: MAADHAFREGDVEIDEGLGFPRAYAKLCRDRGAVGTYSHGPPLAFIPYAMQQHEISRARELEQMFPIIEQKAKQTAKPKIFISLLWKQLNHLGNAGFDPAAIRVDPYGNVLYFHADKASPLAWEIDHWFPCSRGGLTVPSNLRILQWQVCKRKHNKLEFLVPWWDLQLGISVNQFLSIFASSNSDFRHRAFSFLFSEGESEELNASQSVESHSFPQHFIESREKLGLAPAAVVVSRRESYDSSLALKSLDYNRQMRSHSPAIASRKVKPSFLKENEDPDFVTNPYQAIVLARDSLKQKEEAHKMQAEILSLDDEVNEIKRKADEEKLTIQDLELTLIKRRRRAEKCRRLAEAQSSYRTMLEKMIRDAMHQSVVYKEQVRLNQAASNALMARLQAQKAICDASEKELHKKYKQRDELEKQIRPEWEQGRKRSRMDDILPEDGDHKTTFYLPGIRPRTPLHKELRVFLEEEHKASEAGLSANEESKHGEIEEELKQPEMTIMKEEHNKSITPFKKEIPIEYKLRALEIGEGKRDKIQFPVIQDQEIEEDEESRKKRGKGNVERWLQLLLENSGEEIEPQYSNGSGANTSDDIITKLNQKFPQKEAKSSTQVQGEKPQLILQGNDKGTRVQEIVEIAPNKTPKQKGNGSFGGGEAIGSSNSFEGKERIESKKDRVLTRSESARTLRRIPSSPSLILGMRKGVECMRKKPMVTGDDDYDGDRAAGNSFIKSSIKTIKKAVKF